A genomic region of Pelodiscus sinensis isolate JC-2024 chromosome 1, ASM4963464v1, whole genome shotgun sequence contains the following coding sequences:
- the LOC102456074 gene encoding olfactory receptor 51G2-like, which yields MMSAVNDTSFTHAVFLLTGIPGHEDVHIWISIPFCFVYVISIVGNSFILFIIKTDPSLHEPMYLFLSMLALTDLGLSISTIPTILGFFLFNSREISINACFAQLFFIHTLSFIESSVLLVMAFDRFVAICSPLRYTSLLTLPRIAKLGLVCMLRGVAVSFPFPFLLKRFQYCRSNVLSHSYCLHQDVMKMACSDIRVNHVYGLFLTVSTVGLDSLLIFLSYMMILKTVLSVASRTECLRALNTCVSHLCAVLLFYTPDIGLSLLHRFGNGSNLFQVLLGYIYLLVPPLMNPIVYSVKSKHLRARIIRVFVK from the coding sequence ATGATGTCAGCTGTCAATGACACCTCATTCACACATGCAGTGTTCCTCCTCACTGGGATACCTGGGCATGAAGACGTCCAtatctggatctccatccccttctgcttcGTGTATGTGATTTCGATAGTAGGAAATTCCTTCATTCtgttcattataaaaacagaccctagcctccatgagcccatgtaccttttcctttccatgttggccCTCACAGACCTTGGTTTATCGATATCCACCATACCGACAATACTGGGCTTTTTCCTGTTTAACTCTAGGGAGATCAGCATCAATGCGTGTTTTGCCCAGCTGTTCTTCATCCACACACTTTCATTCATTGAATCCTCAGTGCTCTTGGTGATGGCCTTTGACCGCTTTGTGGCAATTTGTAGCCCACTGAGGTATACTTCCCTCTTAACTCTGCCGAGAATCGCAAAGTTGGGATTAGTTTGCATGCTCAGAGGGGTTGCTGTATCATTCCCATTTCCTTTTCTCCTGAAGCGGTTCCAATACTGCCGATCCAATGTCCTCTCCCACTCTTACTGCCTGCACCAGGACGTCATGAAGATGGCTTGTTCAGATATCAGAGTCAACCATGTCTACGGCTTGTTTCTTACAGTCTCTACAGTGGGATTGGATTCACTGCTCATCTTCCTCTCTTATAtgatgatcctcaaaacagtGCTGAGTGTCGCATCCCGCACGGAGTGCCTCAGGGCCCTGAACACCTGtgtctcccacctctgtgccgTCCTGCTCTTTTACACCCCAGACATTGGCCTGTCTTTGCTACATAGATTTGGGAATGGTTCTAACTTGTTTCAGGttctcctgggctacatctatcTGCTGGTCCCACCTCTGATGAACCCGATTGTGTACAGCGTGAAAAGCAAACACCTTCGTGCGAGGATCATCAGGGTGTTTGTCAAGTGA
- the LOC102456314 gene encoding olfactory receptor 51G2-like yields MSAVNNTKFNSALFLLTGIPGLEDVHVWFSIPFCFMYVISIVGNSVILFIIKTDPSLHEPMYIFLSMLALTDLGLSIATIPTILGIYLFNSREISLNVCFAQLFFIHFLQCIESSVLLLMAIDRFIAICNPLRYTSILTPPRVTKMGLMCVLRGVAMILPLPLLLQRFQYCRSNVLSHSYCLHQDVMKMACSDITVNSIYGLFAKILTMGLDFLLIFLSYLMILKTVVSIVSPSKSFRALNTCVSHLCAVLIFFTPEIGLSVIHRFMKDSSPMLSVLLGYMSLLVPPLMNPIVYSVKSKHLRARIIRVFIK; encoded by the coding sequence ATGTCAGCTGTAAACAACACCAAATTCAACTCTGCATTGTTCCTTCTCACCGGGATACCTGGACTGGAAGATGTTCATGTCTGGTTTTCTATCCCCTTCTGCTTCATGTATGTTATTTCGATAGTAGGAAACTCAGTCATTCTGTTCATCATCAAAACAGACCCAagtctccatgagcccatgtacattttcctttccatgttggccCTCACAGACCTTGGCTTATCGATAGCCACCATACCGACGATACTGGGCATATATTTGTTTAACTCTAGGGAGATTAGCCTCAATGTGTGTTTTGCCCAGCTGTTCTTCATCCACTTCCTTCAGTGTATTGAATCCTCAGTGCTCTTGTTGATGGCCATTGACCGCTTCATcgccatctgtaacccgctgaGATACACGTCCATCTTAACCCCGCCGAGAGTAACCAAGATGGGGCTGATGTGTGTGTTAAGAGGGGTGGCCATGATTCTCccactccccctgctcctgcaacGTTTCCAATACTGCCGATCCAAtgtcctctcccattcctacTGCCTGCACCAGGACGTCATGAAGATGGCCTGTTCGGACATCACAGTCAACAGCATCTATGGCTTGTTTGCTAAAATCCTAACAATGGGATTGGACTTCTTGCTCATCTTCCTCTCTTATTtgatgatcctcaaaacagtGGTTAGCATCGTGTCCCCCTCAAAGAGCTTCCgggccctgaacacctgcgtCTCCCACCTCTGCGCTGTCCTGATTTTCTTCACACCAGAGATTGGCTTGTCTGTGATACACAGGTTCATGAAGGACTCTTCTCCCATGCTCAGTGTTCTCCTGGGCTACATGTCCCTTCTGGTCCCACCCCTGATGAATCCAATCGTGTACAGCGTGAAAAGCAAACACCTTCGTGCGAGGATCATCAGGGTGTTCATCAAGTGA
- the LOC102444556 gene encoding olfactory receptor 51G2-like, protein MPAVNATNSNSPVFLLTGIPGHDDFYLWISILFCFMYVVSIVGNAVIIFFIKTDPSLHEPMYIFLSMLAVTDLGLSLATIPTILGVFLFRSRDIGVDVCLAQLFFIHSLQCTESSVLLLMAFDRFIAICNPLRYAAILTLPRLPKMGLVFFLKGVAIVFPLPILLKRFQYCQANVLSHSYCLHQDVMKLACSDITINSIYGFFGKIFTMGLDLLLIFLSYVMIIHTVMGIVSPSESLRALNTCVSHLCAVLIFYTPEIGLSVIHRFGKGSSPMLSILLGYMSLLIPPLMNPIVYSVKSKHLRARIIRVIIK, encoded by the coding sequence ATGCCTGCTGTCAATGCCACCAACTCTAACTCACCAGTGTTTCTCCTCACTGGCATACCTGGGCACGATGACTTCTATCTCTGGATCTCTATCCTCTTCTGCTTCATGTATGTGGTCTCGATAGTAGGAAATGCAGTCATTATATTCTTTATAAAAACAGACCCAAGCCttcatgagcccatgtacattttcctttccatgttggctGTCACAGACCTTGGCCTATCACTAGCCACCATACCGACGATACTGGGTGTATTTTTGTTTAGATCTAGGGATATAGGCGTTGATGTGTGTTTGGCCCAGCTATTCTTCATTCATTCACTTCAATGCACTGAATCCTCCGTGCTCCTGTTGATGGCCTTTGACCGCTTCATcgccatctgtaacccgctgaGATATGCTGCCATCTTAACACTGCCAAGATTACCTAAGATGGGGCTGGTGTTTTTTCTAAAAGGGGTGGCCATAgtgttccccctccccattctcctAAAACGGTTTCAATACTGTCAAGCCAATGTCCTCTCCCATTCCTATTGCCTGCACCAAGACGTCATGAAGTTGGCTTGTTCGGACATCACAATCAACAGCATCTATGGATTCTTTGGTAAAATCTTCACAATGGGGTTGGACTTGTTGCTCATCTTCCTCTCTTATGTGATGATCATCCACACTGTTATGGGCATTGTGTCCCCCTCAGAGAGCCTCCGAGCCCTGAACACCTgcgtctcccacctctgtgcagTCCTGATTTTCTACACACCAGAGATTGGTTTGTCAGTGATACACAGATTCGGGAAAGGTTCTTCTCCCATGCTTAGTATTCTCCTCGGCTACATGTCCCTTCTGATCCCACCCCTGATGAACCCAATTGTGTACAGTGTGAAAAGCAAACACCTTCGAGCCAGAATTATCAGGGTTATCATCAAGTGA